A genomic segment from Nocardia cyriacigeorgica GUH-2 encodes:
- the nhaA gene encoding Na+/H+ antiporter NhaA, giving the protein MNTPQTRQRLFAPGSWPEARRIASILRTETAGGILLIIAAAIGLIWANTPWSDVYENVRHFELGPDALHLHLPLETWAADGLLAIFFFVVGLELKREFVAGDLRDPRRAALPVVAAVGGMIGPALIFVAFNLGGDALNGWAIPTATDIAFALAVLAVVSSHLPTALRTFLLTLAVVDDLLAVTVIAVFYTDELHLGYLALAALPLAAFGLAVQRKVHSVWILVPLAVLTWWLVHQSGVHATVAGVLLGFTVPVLTKPSTANHPDDPGLAERFEHLLRPISAGFAVPVFAFFAAGVTIGGITGLTDSLTDRLTLGIIVGLVCGKAIGITATTFLTAKLTRAELDSDLSWIDVIGVALLGGIGFTVSLLIGELAFAEHPGSIDAARIGVLVGTLTAAVLATALLTLRNRTYRRIAEQEQRDDDNDGIPDIYQQTP; this is encoded by the coding sequence ATGAACACACCGCAAACCCGCCAACGCCTGTTCGCCCCCGGATCCTGGCCGGAAGCCCGACGCATCGCCTCGATCCTGCGGACCGAAACCGCGGGCGGCATCTTGCTGATCATCGCCGCGGCCATTGGCTTGATCTGGGCCAACACCCCCTGGTCGGACGTCTACGAGAACGTGCGCCACTTCGAGCTCGGCCCCGACGCCCTGCACCTGCATCTGCCCCTGGAAACCTGGGCGGCCGATGGACTGCTAGCGATCTTCTTCTTCGTCGTCGGACTCGAGCTCAAACGCGAGTTCGTCGCCGGTGACCTGCGCGATCCGCGCCGAGCCGCGCTGCCGGTCGTCGCCGCCGTCGGCGGCATGATCGGCCCGGCCCTGATCTTCGTCGCCTTCAACCTCGGCGGCGACGCCCTCAACGGCTGGGCAATACCCACCGCCACCGACATCGCCTTCGCCCTCGCCGTCCTCGCCGTCGTCAGCTCACACCTGCCGACCGCCCTGCGCACCTTCCTGCTCACCCTCGCCGTCGTCGACGACCTCCTCGCCGTCACCGTCATCGCCGTCTTCTACACCGACGAACTCCACCTCGGATACCTGGCACTGGCCGCGCTCCCACTGGCCGCGTTCGGCCTCGCCGTGCAGCGGAAGGTGCACTCGGTCTGGATCCTGGTACCGCTGGCCGTCCTCACCTGGTGGCTCGTGCACCAGTCCGGCGTCCACGCCACCGTCGCCGGCGTCCTGCTGGGATTCACCGTTCCAGTCCTCACCAAGCCGTCCACCGCCAACCACCCCGACGACCCGGGACTCGCCGAACGCTTCGAACACCTGCTGCGCCCGATCTCCGCCGGCTTCGCCGTCCCGGTCTTCGCCTTCTTCGCCGCAGGCGTCACCATCGGCGGAATCACCGGGCTCACCGATTCACTCACCGACCGTCTTACCCTCGGCATCATCGTCGGACTCGTCTGCGGTAAAGCCATCGGCATCACCGCCACCACATTCCTCACCGCCAAACTCACCCGCGCCGAACTCGACTCCGACCTCAGCTGGATCGACGTCATCGGCGTCGCGCTCTTGGGCGGGATCGGTTTCACCGTCTCACTGCTGATCGGCGAACTCGCCTTCGCCGAACACCCCGGCAGCATCGACGCCGCCCGAATCGGCGTCCTGGTCGGCACCCTGACCGCCGCGGTCCTCGCCACCGCCCTGCTCACCCTGCGCAACCGCACCTACCGTCGCATCGCCGAACAGGAACAACGCGACGACGACAACGACGGCATCCCCGACATCTATCAACAGACACCGTGA
- a CDS encoding sodium/glutamate symporter, with translation MSPNVIGFALLLIGVMMLISKIIRVRWRLAQKLFIPSSILGGGLALLIGPDVFGRIASALGTDRFAEAGLFTPEVLEVWKTLPGLLISLVFAGLLMGHKLPSPRAAFRIAGPQIAFGITVASGQYVFGLLLAILVLGPLFGLPAMAGTLIEIGFEGGHGTAAGMSGTFEEFGFPEGQDLALGLATVGILSGVICGIALINWGVRTGKTAELRSDASPSVSEQAGLVEKERRRSAGTLTVNPSSIEPLTLHFGLLAVAVLIGWLILEALQWIESRLWADSFELFAHVPLFPIAMVGGILVQIAIQAFDRDEIVDVQLIERIQGFSLDVLVIAALGTLSLQAIAANIGPFLLLAGTGLIWTLGAFIFLARRMLPDFWFERGIADVGQAMGVTSTGLILLRVVDPDLKTPAYQAFGYKQLILEPFFGGGLVTAGAIPIIASFGAGWLLAGMLALFLGALSAGLFYFGRQKAPEPQRPAHTSA, from the coding sequence GTGTCTCCGAACGTGATCGGATTCGCGCTACTGCTGATCGGCGTCATGATGCTGATCTCGAAAATCATCCGAGTGCGCTGGCGACTGGCACAGAAACTGTTCATCCCCAGCTCCATCCTCGGCGGCGGGCTGGCCTTGCTCATCGGCCCGGATGTGTTCGGACGGATCGCGTCAGCACTGGGCACCGACCGGTTCGCCGAGGCAGGGCTGTTCACGCCAGAAGTCCTCGAGGTGTGGAAAACGCTGCCAGGGCTGCTGATTTCGCTTGTGTTCGCCGGCCTGCTGATGGGGCACAAGCTGCCGTCGCCGCGCGCGGCCTTCCGCATCGCCGGCCCGCAGATCGCGTTCGGGATCACCGTCGCCAGTGGCCAATACGTCTTCGGACTGCTGCTGGCGATCCTGGTCCTCGGGCCGCTGTTCGGGCTGCCCGCGATGGCGGGCACGCTGATCGAGATCGGCTTCGAGGGCGGCCACGGCACGGCCGCAGGCATGAGCGGCACCTTCGAAGAGTTCGGCTTCCCCGAAGGACAGGACCTGGCGCTCGGATTGGCCACAGTCGGCATCCTGTCCGGCGTCATCTGCGGCATCGCCCTCATCAACTGGGGTGTGCGCACCGGCAAGACCGCCGAATTGCGGTCAGATGCTTCACCTTCGGTGTCCGAGCAAGCAGGTCTGGTCGAGAAGGAGCGCCGCCGTTCGGCCGGAACCCTCACCGTGAATCCCTCCTCCATCGAACCGCTGACCCTGCACTTCGGGCTGCTGGCGGTGGCGGTGTTGATCGGTTGGCTGATCCTCGAGGCGCTGCAATGGATCGAGTCGAGGCTGTGGGCCGACAGTTTCGAACTCTTCGCCCATGTACCGCTGTTCCCGATCGCGATGGTCGGCGGCATCCTCGTCCAGATCGCGATCCAAGCGTTCGACCGTGATGAGATCGTCGACGTCCAGCTGATCGAACGCATCCAGGGATTCAGCCTCGACGTGCTCGTCATCGCCGCCCTCGGCACCCTGTCGCTGCAGGCCATCGCCGCCAACATCGGCCCCTTCCTGCTGCTGGCCGGCACCGGCCTGATCTGGACACTCGGCGCCTTCATCTTCCTGGCCCGACGGATGCTGCCCGACTTCTGGTTCGAGCGTGGCATCGCCGACGTCGGCCAGGCCATGGGTGTCACCTCGACCGGCCTGATCCTGCTCCGCGTCGTCGATCCGGACCTGAAGACACCCGCCTACCAGGCCTTCGGCTACAAGCAACTGATCCTCGAGCCCTTCTTCGGCGGTGGCCTCGTCACCGCGGGTGCCATCCCGATCATCGCGAGTTTCGGCGCCGGATGGTTGCTGGCCGGGATGCTCGCCCTGTTCCTCGGTGCGTTGTCGGCCGGGCTGTTCTACTTCGGCCGTCAGAAAGCACCCGAGCCACAGCGACCAGCGCATACCTCGGCATAG
- a CDS encoding GbsR/MarR family transcriptional regulator has protein sequence MTADSGDSATAIDRARFAEKLALGLVEMGWPRMPARVFATLQTCDAGRMTAGELAETLSISPAAVSGAVKYLDQVGMVAKERLPGHRRDTYRLYDDLWYASFLKRDRMMKMWAETAGEGIDLLGADTPAGRRLAEMRDFFEFFAAELPVLFDRWHAQRTSKDMR, from the coding sequence ATGACCGCCGACTCCGGGGATTCCGCTACCGCCATCGACAGGGCCCGGTTCGCCGAGAAGCTCGCGCTGGGATTAGTCGAGATGGGCTGGCCACGAATGCCCGCTCGCGTCTTCGCGACGTTACAGACCTGCGATGCGGGCCGGATGACGGCCGGCGAGCTGGCCGAGACACTCTCGATCAGCCCGGCCGCGGTGTCGGGAGCGGTGAAGTACCTCGACCAGGTGGGAATGGTCGCCAAGGAACGGCTGCCCGGTCACCGCCGCGATACCTATCGCCTCTACGACGATCTCTGGTATGCGAGCTTCCTCAAACGCGACAGAATGATGAAAATGTGGGCGGAGACGGCTGGCGAAGGCATCGACCTCCTGGGCGCCGACACCCCGGCCGGGCGGCGACTGGCCGAGATGCGCGACTTCTTCGAGTTCTTCGCCGCCGAACTACCCGTGCTGTTCGACCGGTGGCACGCACAGCGCACCTCCAAAGACATGCGCTGA
- a CDS encoding GbsR/MarR family transcriptional regulator, translating to MADPDPQEEAVLRFAEQFALMLTESGMPRMSARVFAFVLADDADRYTAQELAQGLRVSSAAISGAVRHLVRIGLLGREREPGARHDTYRVYDDDVWYAITMQRKDALDRSIKFLTDGVELLDHARPGGQRVRETLEYYRFMRAELPETMKRWQEHRNALFPDAETSGRGTR from the coding sequence TTGGCCGATCCGGACCCCCAGGAGGAAGCGGTCCTGCGGTTCGCCGAACAGTTCGCGCTGATGCTCACCGAGTCGGGCATGCCGCGGATGTCGGCGCGAGTGTTCGCCTTCGTCCTGGCCGACGATGCCGACCGCTACACCGCCCAAGAACTCGCACAGGGGCTGCGGGTGAGCTCGGCCGCCATTTCGGGCGCGGTTCGCCATCTGGTCCGGATCGGACTGCTCGGCCGTGAACGCGAGCCCGGCGCGCGCCACGACACCTACCGGGTCTACGACGACGATGTCTGGTACGCGATCACCATGCAACGCAAGGACGCGCTCGATCGCTCGATCAAGTTCCTCACCGACGGCGTCGAGTTGCTCGACCATGCACGTCCGGGCGGACAGCGAGTCCGCGAAACCCTCGAGTACTACCGATTCATGCGGGCCGAACTACCCGAAACGATGAAACGCTGGCAAGAACACCGCAACGCGTTGTTCCCCGACGCCGAAACCAGTGGCCGAGGAACTCGATGA
- a CDS encoding ABC transporter ATP-binding protein, translating into MDNAIAISGLRKTFGPTTALDGLDLDVARGEVHGFLGPNGAGKTTTIRVLLGLLRADDGDVRLLGGDPWLDAVALHRRLAYVPGDVELWPNLTGGEAIDLFARLRGGLNKRRRDELIERFDLDPTKKGRTYSKGNRQKVALISAFASDVEVFLLDEPTAGLDPLMEVVFQEVVAEVKAAGATVLLSSHILAQVEKLADRVSIIRLGRIVQSGTLTELRHLTRTSIEAVTTEPVTELGDIQGVHHVVTEDGRVRFDVDTDALGAAVERLNRAGLRSLTSHPPTLEELMLRHYGDELAASGNGADRT; encoded by the coding sequence ATGGACAACGCCATCGCAATCTCGGGTCTGCGCAAAACATTTGGGCCCACCACAGCGCTCGATGGCCTCGACCTCGATGTCGCTCGAGGTGAGGTGCACGGCTTCCTCGGCCCCAACGGTGCGGGGAAAACGACCACCATCCGGGTGCTACTCGGGCTACTTCGCGCCGATGACGGCGATGTGCGGCTACTGGGGGGAGATCCGTGGCTGGATGCGGTGGCTTTGCATCGGCGCCTGGCCTATGTACCCGGCGACGTCGAGCTGTGGCCGAACCTCACCGGCGGTGAGGCGATCGACCTGTTCGCGCGCCTGCGTGGCGGGCTGAACAAACGGCGACGGGACGAGCTGATCGAGCGGTTCGACCTCGACCCGACGAAGAAGGGGCGCACCTATTCCAAAGGCAACCGCCAGAAGGTCGCCTTGATCTCGGCGTTCGCCTCCGATGTCGAGGTCTTCCTGCTCGACGAACCCACCGCTGGCCTGGATCCGTTGATGGAGGTCGTTTTCCAGGAGGTGGTCGCCGAGGTGAAGGCAGCCGGTGCCACCGTCCTGTTGTCGAGTCACATCCTGGCCCAGGTGGAGAAGCTCGCCGACCGGGTCAGCATCATCCGGCTCGGCCGGATCGTGCAGTCGGGAACGCTGACCGAGCTGCGCCACCTGACCCGCACCAGCATCGAGGCGGTCACCACCGAACCGGTGACCGAACTCGGTGACATCCAGGGGGTGCACCACGTCGTCACCGAGGACGGACGGGTGCGATTCGACGTCGATACCGACGCTCTCGGTGCGGCCGTCGAGCGGCTCAACCGTGCCGGATTGCGCTCGTTGACCAGCCATCCGCCGACGCTCGAAGAGCTGATGCTGCGTCATTACGGTGACGAGCTCGCTGCCAGTGGCAACGGGGCTGATCGGACATGA
- a CDS encoding ABC transporter permease — protein sequence MTGTGTLIRFILRRDRIKLPAWILGITVMGLYYASALPQIYKSTEDLRAVSQFSEGTVGALISGPGYGLAEPTVESVIVAVYGLYFLLLAALMNILLISRHTRVEEQTGRAELVRANVVGRHAQLTAALLVAVAANVILSLLIAASFAIAGLDTSDALLFGCSVGAAGLVFAAIATITAQISTYSRAASGMAGAALGIAYVIRAAGDSLREGGSALSWLSPLAWSQQTRAYADGRWWPLALSIAAVLAASAIGYALSVRRDVGAGLVAARRGSPVAAEWLRTPPALALRLQRGGLIGWACALAAAGALYGGIGKQIVESFDDLPDQVIDVMGGDPTRMLDGYAGTMALFNALLVAVFGVLGVQTLRGEETGGRTEPVLATATGRTAWLGSYSLVLAGGAVGLLALSGTVLGAAMALSVGEGHYLGDVLAGHLAFAPAVLVVIAVAVLLYGVAPRVIGLTWALLGFSMVIGFFGPIMDLPRWVHNLSPFEHVARLPMDDIGWVPLVVMVVLAFALAAAGSVAFRRRDLDMK from the coding sequence TTGACCGGCACCGGCACCTTGATTCGATTCATCCTGCGCCGCGACCGGATCAAATTGCCCGCCTGGATTCTCGGCATCACCGTGATGGGGCTCTATTACGCGAGTGCGTTGCCGCAGATATACAAGTCGACCGAGGATCTGCGAGCGGTCAGCCAGTTCTCCGAAGGCACGGTCGGCGCCCTCATCTCCGGCCCCGGCTACGGGCTCGCCGAGCCCACAGTGGAGTCGGTGATCGTCGCCGTCTACGGCCTGTACTTCCTGCTGCTGGCGGCGCTGATGAACATCCTGCTGATCTCACGCCACACCAGAGTCGAGGAACAGACCGGGCGTGCCGAACTCGTGCGCGCCAACGTCGTCGGCAGGCACGCCCAGCTCACCGCCGCGCTGCTGGTCGCCGTAGCCGCCAACGTGATCCTGTCGCTGCTGATCGCCGCGTCTTTCGCGATCGCGGGCCTGGACACCAGCGACGCCCTGCTGTTCGGCTGCAGCGTCGGCGCGGCCGGGCTGGTTTTCGCCGCCATCGCCACCATCACCGCGCAGATCAGCACCTACTCGCGGGCAGCATCCGGGATGGCCGGCGCGGCGCTCGGCATCGCCTACGTGATCCGCGCTGCGGGCGACAGCTTGCGTGAGGGCGGAAGCGCGCTGTCCTGGTTGTCGCCGCTGGCCTGGTCGCAGCAGACTCGCGCTTACGCCGATGGCCGGTGGTGGCCGCTGGCGTTGTCGATCGCGGCAGTGCTCGCGGCAAGTGCGATCGGCTACGCCTTGTCGGTGCGCCGCGATGTCGGTGCCGGACTGGTGGCCGCGCGTCGCGGCAGCCCGGTCGCGGCGGAGTGGCTGCGGACGCCGCCAGCATTGGCGTTGCGGCTCCAACGCGGCGGCTTGATCGGCTGGGCCTGCGCGCTGGCCGCGGCCGGGGCACTGTACGGCGGGATCGGCAAGCAGATCGTGGAGTCGTTCGACGACCTGCCCGACCAGGTCATCGACGTGATGGGCGGTGATCCCACCCGCATGCTGGACGGCTACGCCGGCACGATGGCGTTGTTCAACGCCTTGCTGGTGGCCGTCTTCGGCGTCCTCGGCGTGCAGACGCTGCGCGGTGAAGAGACCGGCGGCCGCACCGAGCCGGTCCTGGCGACCGCCACCGGCCGCACGGCGTGGCTGGGCAGCTATTCGCTGGTGCTCGCGGGCGGCGCCGTGGGGCTGCTGGCGCTGTCCGGGACCGTGCTCGGCGCGGCGATGGCGCTCTCGGTGGGCGAGGGACATTACCTCGGCGACGTCTTGGCCGGTCACCTGGCGTTCGCGCCCGCCGTCCTCGTGGTGATCGCCGTCGCGGTGCTGCTGTATGGTGTCGCGCCCCGTGTCATCGGACTCACCTGGGCGTTGCTCGGGTTCTCCATGGTCATCGGGTTCTTCGGCCCGATCATGGACCTGCCGCGCTGGGTGCACAACCTCTCACCGTTCGAACACGTGGCGCGGTTGCCGATGGATGACATCGGCTGGGTTCCGCTGGTGGTGATGGTCGTGCTGGCGTTCGCCCTCGCGGCAGCGGGTTCAGTAGCGTTCCGCCGCCGCGACCTCGACATGAAGTAG
- a CDS encoding TerD family protein — MFDLADAARGPALEFVTMALGWDPAPGRFDPGRAVADIDLNASAFLFSDQVLFDVVFHEQLTSKDGAVRHLGDSTTGQGDGDNEVIVADLGRLSGDVTSIVYVVTSYTGQPLHVIDNAFCRMVDGVAGTEIVRVDLGHYASTGFVVGAVALGDDGWRVHPIGEDISARHPSEALAHLARLMA, encoded by the coding sequence TTGTTCGACTTGGCCGATGCTGCACGCGGTCCGGCACTGGAATTCGTCACGATGGCGCTGGGTTGGGATCCCGCGCCCGGTCGTTTCGACCCCGGCCGCGCGGTCGCCGACATCGACCTCAACGCCTCCGCGTTTCTGTTCTCAGACCAGGTCCTGTTCGATGTCGTTTTCCATGAGCAGCTAACATCCAAGGATGGAGCGGTGCGCCATCTCGGTGACAGCACCACCGGTCAAGGCGATGGCGACAATGAGGTGATCGTCGCCGATCTAGGTCGTCTATCCGGCGACGTCACCTCGATCGTGTATGTGGTGACCTCCTATACCGGCCAGCCCTTGCATGTCATAGACAATGCCTTCTGCCGCATGGTCGACGGTGTCGCCGGAACCGAGATCGTCCGCGTCGACCTCGGTCATTATGCGAGCACGGGATTCGTGGTTGGCGCTGTCGCGCTGGGCGACGACGGTTGGCGTGTGCATCCGATCGGCGAAGACATTTCCGCTCGGCACCCGAGCGAGGCCTTGGCGCACCTTGCGCGTTTGATGGCTTGA
- a CDS encoding potassium channel family protein codes for MSPVFRRRPSTRLADVPYRVAGIVRIPRHARSPARAIGVRIGSAIAALGLAVVVVYSDREGYTDAVDGQVSLLDSAYYATVSLSTTGYGDIVPLTDRARVANTFVVTPLRVFFLIVLVGTTLAALTEDSRQAFRIQRWRRRIRDHTVVIGYGTKGRAAVRAMLGEGARRPLLVVDTDAAALEIASGEGLVTLRGSATTADVLRLAGVQRCRSVVVATNRDDTAMLITLAARRLSPTAEIIVAVRETDNIELLRRSGADTVVASSATAGRLLGLATTKPKAVELMENLLIPESGIALAQRPVRPQEVGRDPRTLGDVVLSLVRDGRPRRLDSPEAQEIQPGDHLIYLRGTNDRRT; via the coding sequence TTGAGCCCCGTGTTCCGGCGACGGCCGAGTACCCGGCTTGCGGACGTGCCGTACCGGGTAGCCGGAATCGTGCGCATACCCCGACACGCGCGCAGCCCCGCCAGGGCGATCGGGGTGCGCATCGGCAGCGCGATCGCTGCGCTCGGGTTGGCCGTGGTGGTGGTCTACTCGGATCGCGAGGGCTACACCGACGCCGTCGACGGCCAGGTCTCACTGCTGGACAGCGCCTACTACGCGACGGTGTCGCTGTCGACCACCGGCTACGGCGACATCGTCCCGCTCACCGACCGCGCCCGAGTGGCCAACACCTTCGTGGTCACTCCGTTGCGGGTGTTCTTCCTCATCGTCTTGGTCGGTACCACCCTCGCGGCTCTGACCGAGGACTCGCGTCAAGCGTTCCGAATCCAACGCTGGCGCCGCCGCATCCGTGACCACACCGTTGTCATCGGCTATGGCACGAAGGGACGTGCTGCCGTCCGAGCAATGCTCGGCGAAGGAGCCAGACGGCCCCTCCTCGTCGTCGATACCGATGCCGCCGCGCTCGAGATCGCGTCCGGCGAAGGGCTTGTGACGTTACGTGGCTCCGCGACCACAGCAGATGTCCTGCGGCTGGCCGGGGTTCAGCGTTGCCGCTCGGTTGTCGTCGCCACCAATCGTGACGACACCGCCATGTTGATCACCCTGGCCGCACGGCGCTTATCACCGACCGCTGAGATCATCGTCGCAGTCCGGGAGACCGACAATATCGAGCTGCTGCGTCGGTCGGGCGCAGATACCGTCGTGGCGTCGTCGGCGACGGCAGGACGGTTGCTGGGCCTTGCGACCACCAAGCCGAAGGCCGTGGAGCTCATGGAAAATCTGCTGATCCCCGAATCGGGTATCGCGCTCGCCCAACGCCCCGTGCGGCCTCAGGAGGTGGGCCGTGACCCCCGCACTCTCGGCGACGTCGTGCTGAGCCTCGTTCGCGATGGCCGACCGCGCCGCCTCGACTCACCGGAGGCCCAAGAGATCCAGCCCGGCGACCACCTCATCTACTTACGCGGCACCAACGACCGCAGGACCTGA
- a CDS encoding sodium-dependent transporter, with the protein MREVQAREQWGSRAGFLLAAIGSAVGLGNIWRFPYVAYDNGGGAFLLPYLIALLTAGIPVLVFEYAIGHKFRGSPPRAFLRLSRPAAAIGWWQVAICFVIATYYAVIIAWAVRYVGFSVGQQWGDDPDAFFSGFVQQADEPGFSTTYVAGVAIPLILVWAVTLGVLAFGVRRGIETASKIFIPLLAVLFVILVVRALFLPGADKGLDAFFSPDWSAITDGSVWVAAYGQIFFSLSVGFGIMITYSSYLRRRADLTGSALVAGFANSSFEILAGIGVFAALGFMATQSGVGVNEVATSGIGLAFVAFPEIISQLSFGAGWFGLLFFGSLVIAGLTSLISIVQVIIAAVQDRTGMARVPAVLIVGGATAAVSIALFPTEGGLFLLDVADHFINSYGIALAGLIALIVVVWLLRKLPLLQEHVDDISAIRLGRVWTLTLGVITPIVLGWMMIDTLRAEFTENYGGYSTGFLIIAGWGVAIGAVVVGVVLAMIPWRDVDSADPAMATETGGDLPQMRKAED; encoded by the coding sequence ATGCGAGAGGTGCAGGCGAGGGAGCAGTGGGGTTCGCGGGCCGGCTTCCTGTTGGCCGCGATCGGGTCGGCGGTCGGCCTCGGCAATATCTGGCGGTTTCCGTATGTCGCCTACGACAACGGAGGTGGCGCTTTTCTCCTCCCGTACCTGATCGCGCTGTTGACGGCCGGCATTCCGGTACTGGTGTTCGAATACGCCATCGGCCATAAGTTCCGCGGCTCGCCGCCGCGGGCATTCCTGCGGTTGTCCCGGCCGGCGGCGGCCATCGGGTGGTGGCAGGTCGCCATCTGTTTCGTCATCGCCACCTATTACGCGGTGATCATCGCCTGGGCCGTGCGTTACGTCGGATTCTCGGTCGGCCAGCAGTGGGGTGATGATCCCGACGCCTTCTTCTCGGGCTTCGTCCAGCAGGCCGACGAGCCCGGATTCAGCACAACCTACGTGGCCGGTGTGGCGATCCCACTCATCCTCGTCTGGGCGGTCACGCTGGGAGTGCTCGCCTTCGGTGTGCGGCGCGGGATCGAGACCGCCAGCAAGATCTTCATCCCGCTGTTGGCGGTGCTGTTCGTGATCCTGGTCGTACGGGCTTTGTTCCTGCCCGGGGCGGACAAGGGGCTGGACGCGTTCTTCTCGCCCGACTGGTCGGCGATCACCGACGGCAGTGTCTGGGTGGCAGCCTACGGGCAGATCTTCTTCTCGCTGTCGGTCGGCTTCGGCATCATGATCACCTACTCCTCATATCTGCGCCGGCGCGCGGACCTGACCGGTTCTGCGCTCGTTGCCGGGTTCGCCAACAGCTCGTTCGAGATCCTGGCCGGCATCGGCGTCTTCGCAGCGCTCGGGTTCATGGCCACCCAGTCCGGTGTCGGCGTCAACGAGGTAGCGACCAGTGGCATCGGGTTGGCGTTCGTTGCCTTCCCCGAGATCATCTCGCAACTGAGTTTCGGTGCGGGCTGGTTCGGACTGCTGTTCTTCGGCTCGCTGGTTATCGCCGGTCTGACGTCATTGATCAGTATCGTGCAGGTCATCATCGCCGCTGTCCAAGACCGCACCGGAATGGCGCGAGTGCCTGCGGTTCTCATCGTCGGCGGCGCCACCGCCGCGGTCTCGATCGCGCTGTTCCCGACCGAAGGTGGGCTGTTCCTGCTCGACGTGGCCGATCACTTCATCAACTCCTACGGCATCGCGCTCGCCGGATTGATCGCGTTGATCGTCGTGGTGTGGTTGCTGCGTAAACTGCCATTGCTGCAAGAGCACGTAGACGATATCTCGGCGATCAGGCTCGGCCGAGTGTGGACCCTGACCCTCGGAGTGATCACTCCTATTGTGCTCGGCTGGATGATGATCGACACACTGCGCGCCGAATTCACCGAGAACTACGGCGGATACTCGACGGGGTTCCTGATCATCGCGGGTTGGGGGGTTGCGATCGGGGCGGTGGTCGTTGGCGTCGTGCTCGCGATGATCCCGTGGCGCGACGTCGATTCGGCCGACCCGGCGATGGCCACCGAAACTGGTGGCGACCTGCCGCAGATGCGGAAGGCGGAGGACTGA
- a CDS encoding methionine/alanine import family NSS transporter small subunit, giving the protein MSTGAIIMMIIAVTVVWGGLAASILLLRRFPEAPDDEG; this is encoded by the coding sequence ATGTCGACGGGTGCGATCATCATGATGATCATCGCGGTCACGGTGGTGTGGGGTGGCCTGGCGGCGTCCATTCTGCTGTTGCGGCGTTTCCCCGAGGCGCCGGACGACGAGGGATGA
- a CDS encoding type VII secretion target, translated as MNDKLEVEPDHLDGASAKLVELADGNTQTETYLKEWLDLPSSEGGLVLRGVIDVIRDALTSLQSNYARLGRVTSESAAELSSAAQMYRTTDRGIAEALDRTYAKDGEK; from the coding sequence GTGAACGACAAGCTCGAAGTCGAGCCCGATCATTTGGACGGGGCATCTGCCAAGCTGGTCGAGCTGGCCGACGGCAACACGCAGACCGAGACATACTTGAAGGAATGGCTGGACCTTCCGAGTTCGGAAGGTGGCTTGGTGCTGCGCGGCGTGATCGATGTCATCCGGGACGCGCTGACCAGCCTGCAATCGAACTATGCGCGCCTTGGGCGTGTGACCAGCGAATCTGCTGCCGAGCTGTCCAGCGCGGCACAGATGTACCGGACGACGGACCGCGGTATAGCCGAGGCGCTGGACCGCACATATGCCAAGGACGGCGAGAAATGA
- a CDS encoding ANTAR domain-containing response regulator, which produces MSTTAGADAKAGAGAKRVVVAEDEALIRMDLVEMLTEEGYQVVGEAGDGQQAVDLAVEHRPDLVIMDVKMPRRDGIDAAAEIASKRVAPVVILTAFSQRDLVERARDAGAMAYLVKPFTKSDLVPAIELAASRFHEITALEGEVASLSERLETRKLVERAKGVLMQTQGLSEPQAFKWIQRTAMDRRTTMKAVAEVVLENLTPQ; this is translated from the coding sequence ATGAGCACTACTGCGGGCGCGGACGCCAAGGCCGGCGCCGGGGCCAAGCGCGTCGTCGTCGCCGAGGACGAGGCCTTGATTCGCATGGATCTGGTGGAGATGCTCACCGAAGAGGGCTATCAGGTGGTCGGTGAGGCCGGCGATGGGCAGCAGGCGGTGGATCTGGCGGTGGAGCATCGCCCGGATCTGGTGATCATGGACGTGAAGATGCCGCGCCGCGACGGGATCGACGCGGCCGCCGAGATCGCCTCGAAACGTGTTGCGCCGGTGGTGATCCTGACCGCGTTCAGTCAGCGCGATCTGGTCGAGCGGGCCCGCGACGCGGGGGCGATGGCCTACCTGGTGAAGCCGTTCACGAAGTCGGATCTGGTGCCCGCGATCGAGCTGGCGGCGAGCCGGTTCCATGAGATCACCGCGCTGGAGGGTGAGGTCGCGAGCCTGTCGGAGCGGCTGGAGACGCGCAAGCTGGTCGAGCGCGCCAAGGGCGTGCTGATGCAGACCCAGGGGCTGTCGGAGCCGCAGGCCTTCAAGTGGATTCAGCGCACCGCGATGGATCGCCGCACCACCATGAAGGCGGTCGCGGAAGTGGTGCTGGAGAACCTCACGCCGCAGTGA